Within Dictyostelium discoideum AX4 chromosome 4 chromosome, whole genome shotgun sequence, the genomic segment taaaagagaCAAACATTAGcgatcataataataataataataataattcatcaaatactaaaaatactaaaaatatcaataacaacaataacaacaacaatagcgataataataaaaataatattaacaatagcggaataaataaaatagataataaattagaaaaaacaaagattttattaaaaaaagatataattgtaaaaaatccatttgaaaaacaaaatttaaatattcaacaaAATAGTGTAAACCCATTCACAACTTCTCTTCATCAaactcaaaataataataataataatggcgaacaacaacaacaacaacaacaacaacaacaacaacaacaacaacaacaacaacaacaacaacaacaacaacaacaacaacaacaacaagtacaacaacaattaataaacaataaaaagaGATTATTACCCAAACTTTATTACCTTAATGGACAGAATCATAATAACATAAATGTATATAACACAATCAATAGcgcacaacaacaaaataataatactgtaAATGAAATAGTTTTTGAACAAAATGAACATCACCAAATGCAAGATCAACCCCTTGATcagcatcaacaacaacaacaacaacaacaacaacaacaacaacaacaacaacaacaacaacaacaacaaccgcaacaacaattattaaatcaacatatacaagaacaagaacatCATCAATCACAAATTTATCATAGTTTTAATAGATTTAACCAAAATACAACAAatatatcattttcaaatattatacCACAACCAGATCTTGGTCAAGATTTCATTGGGAACAatcaattgtttaaaaaatataaacaatcTTCGGCAATATCGGATCAATTTATGGATCCAAATTAACTTTTAtagaatataataataataataataataaataataaataataaataataataataataataataataataataataatatattaattatttataatataatataagtaattgtaaaataaataaataaataatagaaccatgtaaataaaatcttgttttttgttttaaaaataatatattttttttttttttatttaatttttatcattGAGAACAAACTATGTATAACCTCAATatcttttcaaaatttaaacctttggcaattttttttttatttttcactaATTCTTTGATTTGACATACCTTCTAATAATTTGTGTTCTAAATAATGTGTACCTGAATTATTTGTTCACCAATAGTTGTTATCTATATCTTGTATTATATTGCACCTAATTGTCCATTTGCATCTGTGTTTTggcgatttttttttttttaaagtaaagatatttttaaaaaaaaaaaaaaaaaaaaaaaaaatatttttgggAAAGAACGATTTCTTTAGTTTggaagataaaaaaaaaaaaaataaattaaaaaaataaaatcttaaaaatgATTCAGCGAATGGtgtgaattttttaaaattggttaattcgaattatattatttttatatttaattttttttttttatctttcaAACTAAttcattggttttttttgtttaatggGCTTTATTAATAACTGATCACTTccccaattttttttttttttttttttttttttgctggCAATATTCCACCAAtctgattaaaaaaaaaaaaaaaaaaaatttataacttCATCTATTATTAagggtttatttttttaattttaagaattttcattaatcaaaattaaaaaccatTAAACGTTTTCTGATTGTATGATAATACCAAAGattagaattttaaaaatgacctttggtttttttttttttatttttttttatttttttttatttttttttttatttaaaaaattaatataaaataaagagcttttttttttttttttttaattcatcaaaataaaatctaaaataaagtaaataaataattacaaaataattaattaaaaaaaaaaaaaatggttgtTATTACAGTTAGTTATAAAGTTCATATGACTTATTATTCAGAATCAGCTGGTTCAATCGGTACTGATGGTATAGGTCCATGTGTTGGTATTATTgctaaaaaaacaaatggcACTACTTTCTGTGCTCATATCGCTTCATCTATCCAAGGAATAGATGCCAATCTACCATCTATTACAAGTAAAACAacagaattaattaataaatatttaaaaaatgtagaTTTAGTTGAAATGAGTTGTGTAACtggaaatttaaaagataaatccGCAAATGCAATTTACAAAGGTATCACTAATGCATATGGTGCTAAAGTTAAGGCATTAGTTGAAGGTACTGGTATTTATTTCAAAGATGGTGctgttggtgttgttaaAGCTGAAACAATCAAAGGAACCGTTGAAGGTCCAAACGCCTTTGATGGTCCAATGGAtgtcaaataaaataattcattgACCCAATggatattaaataaaataataaaaataatctaataataattaaaaaataaaattttcattttccgttaatttttaaactataaaaaaataaaaataaaaaaaaacagaatggttacattcattttatttttatattttatatcattttgtatttttgagtgctctatatttatatactaaattcatattaaaactaaataaattaaatctttttttttaaaaaaaaaaaaaaaaaaaaaaaaaaaaaaaaaaaaaaaaaaaaaaaaaaaaaaaaaaaaaaaagaaaataaaatgaaaaaaaagaaaatatttttatatatttttaagtGGCAAATAAGAATgtttgttaataaaaaaaataataagatCAGAATAATAACTGATTccttaataataaaataaaaattaataataaaataaaaattaataaaaaattaaaaaataaaaataaattttattaaaagttaTAACCATTAATCCTGGGggatatattaaatttttaattttacaatgtttttatttatttttttattttttgttttattttatttttttatttttttatttttttttttttttatttttttttatttttttttattttttttttattttttttattttttttattttttttatttttttttattttttttggtgggTTGAATATCTCAAAATTTTgggaaattaattatttttaatttattttaccaggattaaaaaaagaattcgtttaaaattggtattcGATGAGTTTAAAGATAGTTACAATTTTTTGTACACATGACCAGAATTATCATTTAActattcatttgaattttcctgtttaatttaatttaaaattatttaatttaacaaaaaaaaaaaagaaaaaaaaaaatgtttaaaagggaagaaatattttttttttttattttttatatattcaataattaacaatactcaataataattaaaatttttttttttttttttcactcaataattttataaatatccaatttttttttttccttaaatattaatttacttttacaacaaattcaaatttttttttttttttcaaaacttATTTTCCATCTAgccaattaatttttttatattcactttttcaatcaataaaaaaaaaaataataatccaagtAATGAGATTATCAATTACATTAATTTTTacattaattgttttatcaATTAGTTTTATTTCAGCAGGAAATGTTTTTTCCCACAAGCAATATCAAGATTCATTCATTGATTGGATGagatcaaataataaagcTTATACTCATAAAGAGTTTATGCCAAGAtatgaagaatttaaaaagaatatgGATTATGTTCATAATTGGAATTCCAAAGGATCAAAAACTGTTCTTGGTTTAAATCAACATGctgatttatcaaatgaagAATATAGATTAAATTACCTTGGTACTAGAGCTCAcattaaattaaatggttATCATAAACGTAATTTAGGTTTAAGATTAAATCGTCCACAATTTAAACAACCATTAAATGTTGATTGGAGAGAAAAGGATGCTGTAACTCCAGTTAAAGATCAAGGCCAATGTGGTAGTTGTTATTCATTCTCTACAACTGGTTCAGTTGAAGGTGTAACTGCAATTAAAACTGGTAAATTAGTATCATTATCTGaacaaaatattttagaTTGTTCTTCATCTTTTGGTAATGAAGGTTGTAATGGTGGTTTAATGACAAAGTTTGTATATag encodes:
- the cprC gene encoding cysteine proteinase 3, yielding MRLSITLIFTLIVLSISFISAGNVFSHKQYQDSFIDWMRSNNKAYTHKEFMPRYEEFKKNMDYVHNWNSKGSKTVLGLNQHADLSNEEYRLNYLGTRAHIKLNGYHKRNLGLRLNRPQFKQPLNVDWREKDAVTPVKDQGQCGSCYSFSTTGSVEGVTAIKTGKLVSLSEQNILDCSSSFGNEGCNGGLMTNAFEYIIKNNGLNSEEQYPYEMKVNDECKFQEGSVAAKITSYKEIEAGDENDLQNALLLNPVSVAIDASHNSFQLYTAGVYYEPACSSEDLDHGVLAVGMGTDNGEDYYIVKNSWGPSWGLNGYIHMARNKDNNCGISTMASYPIA